Proteins from one Anopheles nili chromosome 2, idAnoNiliSN_F5_01, whole genome shotgun sequence genomic window:
- the LOC128725052 gene encoding uncharacterized protein LOC128725052: MCRIVEGDILSDEREVIDSYEINVGDTETAVFNHYSSSEEDYLQANEVPSSDLIGSSTISELSRPFIDKSLTGKCSNVSSFVCTGCRRIRVCIAHINDESMLPETNCPPSTYCNTLAQDMGGACLAVPDVQFPECTRTQQVDESGFKTGKLCTGKGVFPDPQDCRKFFKCTQAGNNGRPYKCPSGYVYNSKDQSCSRSARCHTVQCRSNGRTFFQAFPQDHRFYAFCNFYRSRNQSILKNVIMYKCDEGSEFNSIANTCVFKCHREGFMAKQGDPSKYFWCRKIHGQLFGYENVCPGGPGAMFSAKLGICLPPVEIPSLKQTNNTLNSNNITTGADTPVQIPYWTQWASIPVSSLL; encoded by the coding sequence TTATGAGATAAATGTAGGTGATACTGAAACTGCCGTGTTCAATCATTACAGCTCTTCTGAGGAAGATTATTTGCAAGCAAATGAAGTACCAAGTTCTGATCTGATTGGTTCGTCAACCATCTCTGAACTTTCTCGACCGTTCATCGACAAATCTCTTACTGGAAAATGTAGTAATGTGTCTTCGTTTGTGTGCACCGGGTGTCGCCGCATACGTGTTTGCATAGCACATATAAACGATGAATCGATGCTACCGGAAACCAACTGCCCTCCTTCAACATATTGTAACACATTAGCTCAAGACATGGGAGGAGCATGTCTTGCAGTGCCCGATGTTCAATTTCCCGAGTGCACAAGAACGCAACAAGTAGACGAAAGTGGATTCAAAACCGGAAAGCTTTGTACTGGAAAAGGGGTATTTCCCGATCCTCAGGATTGtcggaaatttttcaaatgtACTCAAGCTGGTAATAACGGTCGCCCTTATAAATGTCCATCAGGGTATGTGTACAATTCAAAAGACCAGTCTTGCAGCAGGAGCGCACGATGTCACACAGTACAATGCCGATCGAATGGACGAACATTTTTCCAGGCTTTTCCACAAGACCATCGGTTCTATGCGTTCTGTAACTTTTATCGATCAAGAAATCAATCCATTTTGAAAAACGTTATTATGTATAAATGTGACGAAGGTTCTGAATTTAATTCGATTGCTAATACATGTGTTTTTAAGTGCCATCGAGAAGGCTTTATGGCAAAACAAGGAGACCCATCAAAGTATTTCTGGTGCCGCAAAATCCATGGACAGCTGTTTGGATATGAGAACGTTTGTCCAGGTGGACCTGGAGCAATGTTTAGTGCCAAACTTGGGATCTGTCTGCCACCCGTTGAAATACCTTCATTAAAGCAAACTAACAATACGCTCAATTCGAATAACATAACAACAGGAGCAGACACGCCTGTTCAAATTCCATATTGGACACAATGGGCATCAATTCCAGTGTCTTCACTATTAtaa